One part of the Lotus japonicus ecotype B-129 chromosome 2, LjGifu_v1.2 genome encodes these proteins:
- the LOC130736918 gene encoding replication protein A 70 kDa DNA-binding subunit C-like — translation MANSFSLGIVNALCPPSQIWSVIVRVVRLWTVYTCNGNGVLKSVEIILMDQYGGKIQCSLRREMYVKWGQTFMEGNVYKITFGRLVPNLGPFRATEHPFKILLNHDSIVVPCENTLIPMWGLSLKNSEQVNMACGRSDCLVDFIGLLTCIVEERTCVKKGKMSKMMIIELADDKGRVQCVLFEEHAKFVTDYLSIHSTEEAILVFQLAKIKKFRGKSVLQGVVGATRLSFNAQIPEVLSFWNEIMVTDTQFADEAGFNMIENSVVSVYDDFIKNHPRKTVKSLNETIEDGDFVVRAKIVTLLEDDSWWYLACKCSRAVMNENGHYYCSGCFRLVNYVALRFRIKLQVSDGVDSADFVMPDSIAENLLKKTCSQMLNEVEDPNCTRATTVMQEGLVGRDLLFKVEKNLVNVYNFEDPYTVKRVCDDFDLMEVFMANSSVETPIMAKFPSSFSELNLDDYEIDMKLLGSPPDLVVPVIVKPAIERSTTEYGGCSKSFKRKLEDEFVVEEEFQNVKFKECKYGTD, via the exons ATGGCTAACTCTTTCTCTCTGGGTATTGTTAATGCCTTGTGTCCACCCTCTCAAATTTGGAGTGTGATAGTGAGGGTAGTCAGGCTTTGGACTGTGTACACATGTAATGGAAATGGAGTACTAAAATCAGTGGAGATAATTCTTATGGATCAATAT GGAGGCAAGATTCAATGCTCTCTAAGGAGAGAAATGTATGTTAAATGGGGACAAACATTCATGGAAGGGAATGTATATAAGATAACTTTTGGTCGGTTGGTGCCTAATTTGGGACCTTTTCGTGCAACTGAACATCCCTTCAAGATTCTTCTTAATCATGATTCTATTGTTGTCCCATGTGAGAACACTTTGATTCCGATGTGGGGTCTTTCTCTAAAGAATTCAGAACAAGTAAATATGGCTTGTGGACGGTCAGATTGTTTAGTTG ATTTTATTGGGTTGCTCACATGTATTGTTGAAGAAAGGACTTGTGTTAAAAAAGGGAAGATGTCTAAGATGATGATCATAGAGCTTGCTGATGACAA ggGGAGAGTTCAATGTGTTTTGTTTGAAGAGCATGCCAAATTTGTCACGGACTATCTGTCTATTCATTCTACTGAAGAAGCAATCTTGGTTTTCCAGTtagccaaaataaaaaaattcagag GGAAAAGTGTGCTTCAAGGTGTAGTGGGTGCAACGAGGCTAAGTTTTAACGCTCAAATCCCGGAGGTTTTATCATTCTGGAATGA gATTATGGTGACTGATACTCAGTTTGCTGATGAAGCTGGGTTTAATATGATTGAAAATTCTGTTGTTTCAGTGTATGATGATTTTATTAAGAATCATCCAAGAAAAACTGTGAAATCATTGAATGAAACGATTGAG GATGGAGATTTTGTTGTTCGAGCGAAGATAGTTACACTTTTGGAAGATGATAGCTGGTGGTACCTAGCTTGCAAGTGCTCTCGTGCAGTTATGAATGAGAATGGGCATTATTACTGTTCTGGCTGCTTTAGACTTGTTAATTATGTTGCTCTTAG GTTTAGGATTAAGCTACAAGTCTCTGATGGGGTAGATTCTGCTGATTTTGTGATGCCCGATTCAATTGCTGAAAATCTGCTAAAGAAAACATGTAGTCAGATGCTAAATGAAGTtgag GATCCGAACTGCACTCGTGCTACCACTGTTATGCAGGAAGGGTTGGTTGGAAGGGATTTGCTATTTAAGGTTGAGAAGAATTTGGTTAATGTGTACAACTTTGAGGATCCATATACTGTGAAACGTGTTTGTGATGATTTTGATCTTATGGAAGTGTTTATGGCAAATTCATCTGTTGAGACTCCCATTATG GCAAAGTTCCCCAGTTCATTTTCTGAGTTGAACCTTGATGATTATGAGATAGATATGAAGTTATTGGGAAGCCCTCCTGATTTAGTGGTCCCTGTGATTGTGAAGCCAGCTATTGAAAGGAGCACTACAGAATATGGTGGTTGCTCAAAATCATTCAAGAGAAAGCTAGAGGATGAATTTGTTGTGGAGGAAGAATTTCAGAATGTGAAGTTTAAGGAGTGCAAGTATGGAACAGATTAG
- the LOC130736917 gene encoding replication protein A 70 kDa DNA-binding subunit C-like, giving the protein MANSFSLGIVNALCPPSQIWSVIVRVVRLWTVYTCNGNGVLKSVEIILMDQYGGKIQCSLRREMYVKWGQTFMEGNVYKITFGRLVPNLGPFRATEHPFKILLNHDSIVVPCENTLIPMWGLSLKNSEQVNMACGRSDCLVDFIGLLTCIVEERTCVKKGKMSKMMIIELADDKGRVQCVLFEEHAKFVTDYLSIHSTEEAILGFSRKSVLQGVVGATRLSFNAQIPEVLSFWNEIMVTDTQFADEAGFNMIENSVVSVYDDFIKNHPRKTVKSLNETIEDGDFVVRAKIVTLLEDDSWWYLACKCSRAVMNENGHYYCSGCFRLVNYVALRFRIKLQVSDGDPNCTRATTVMQEGLVGRDLLFKVEKNLVNVYNFEDPYTVKRVCDDFDLMEVFMANSSVETPIMAKFPSSFSELNLDDYEIDMKLLGSPPDLVVPVIVKPAIERSTTEYGGCSKSFKRKLEDEFVVEEEFQNVKF; this is encoded by the exons ATGGCTAACTCTTTCTCTCTGGGTATTGTTAATGCCTTGTGTCCACCCTCTCAAATTTGGAGTGTGATAGTGAGGGTAGTCAGGCTTTGGACTGTGTACACATGTAATGGAAATGGAGTACTAAAATCAGTGGAGATAATTCTTATGGATCAATAT GGAGGCAAGATTCAATGCTCTCTAAGGAGAGAAATGTATGTTAAATGGGGACAAACATTCATGGAAGGGAATGTATATAAGATAACTTTTGGTCGGTTGGTGCCTAATTTGGGACCTTTTCGTGCAACTGAACATCCCTTCAAGATTCTTCTTAATCATGATTCTATTGTTGTCCCATGTGAGAACACTTTGATTCCGATGTGGGGTCTTTCTCTAAAGAATTCAGAACAAGTAAATATGGCTTGTGGACGGTCAGATTGTTTAGTTG ATTTTATTGGGTTGCTCACATGTATTGTTGAAGAAAGGACTTGTGTTAAAAAAGGGAAGATGTCTAAGATGATGATCATAGAGCTTGCTGATGACAA ggGGAGAGTTCAATGTGTTTTGTTTGAAGAGCATGCCAAATTTGTCACGGACTATCTGTCTATTCATTCTACTGAAGAAGCAATCTTGGGTTTTTCCA GGAAAAGTGTGCTTCAAGGTGTAGTGGGTGCAACGAGGCTAAGTTTTAACGCTCAAATCCCGGAGGTTTTATCATTCTGGAATGA gATTATGGTGACTGATACTCAGTTTGCTGATGAAGCTGGGTTTAATATGATTGAAAATTCTGTTGTTTCAGTGTATGATGATTTTATTAAGAATCATCCAAGAAAAACTGTGAAATCATTGAATGAAACGATTGAG GATGGAGATTTTGTTGTTCGAGCGAAGATAGTTACACTTTTGGAAGATGATAGCTGGTGGTACCTAGCTTGCAAGTGCTCTCGTGCAGTTATGAATGAGAATGGGCATTATTACTGTTCTGGCTGCTTTAGACTTGTTAATTATGTTGCTCTTAG GTTTAGGATTAAGCTACAAGTCTCTGATGGG GATCCGAACTGCACTCGTGCTACCACTGTTATGCAGGAAGGGTTGGTTGGAAGGGATTTGCTATTTAAGGTTGAGAAGAATTTGGTTAATGTGTACAACTTTGAGGATCCATATACTGTGAAACGTGTTTGTGATGATTTTGATCTTATGGAAGTGTTTATGGCAAATTCATCTGTTGAGACTCCCATTATG GCAAAGTTCCCCAGTTCATTTTCTGAGTTGAACCTTGATGATTATGAGATAGATATGAAGTTATTGGGAAGCCCTCCTGATTTAGTGGTCCCTGTGATTGTGAAGCCAGCTATTGAAAGGAGCACTACAGAATATGGTGGTTGCTCAAAATCATTCAAGAGAAAGCTAGAGGATGAATTTGTTGTGGAGGAAGAATTTCAGAATGTGAAGTTTTAA
- the LOC130739033 gene encoding receptor-like protein kinase 5: protein MTKSMQSCVKMQMFSLLTFFLFFTYANSQSQSLLYNQEHTVLLKIKKYLQNPSFLSHWTPSNSSHCFWPEITCTNGSVTALAMTNTNIIQTLPPFLCDLTNLTYIDFQWNYIPGEFPTSLYNCSKLEHLDLSQNYFVGKIPDDIDRLSSLRFLSLGGNNFSGDIPVSIGRLRELTNLQLYTCLFNGTFPADIGNLSNLETLLMFSNSMLPQTKLPSSLTKLKKLKVFHMADSNLVGEIPETIGEMVALEELGLSRNYLSGQIPDGLFTLKYLSTLSLYKNNLSGEIPGVVEAFNLTLLDLSQNNLTGKIPDDLGKLKNLTFLNLAMNQLSGEVPESIGHLPALTDFEVFLNNLSGALPLDFGRFSKLETFQVASNSFTGRLPENLCYYQRLVGLTAYDNKLSGELPESLGSCSSLEYLRVENNEFSGNIPSGLWTSMNLSTFMISQNKFTGGLPERLPRNLSNLVISYNQFSGRIPDGVSSWKKVVVFNASHNLFNGSIPQELTSLPHLTTLLLDHNQFTGPLPSDIISWKSLINLNLSHNQISGKIPDAIGQLPTLNILDLSENKISGHIPLQLALKRLTNLNLSSNHLMGRIPSEFENLVYDRSFLNNSGLCASTPVLNLALCNSGPKRVRSGSSVPRSMIICVVVLASLLVFLSSFMMIRIYRKRKQDLKRSWKLTSFQRLSFSKSNIVSSMKEHNIIGSGGFGAVYRVAVDGLGYVAVKKIYSSRKLEQKLVNSFLAEVEILSNIRHNNIVKLQCCISSEESLLLVYDYLENLSLDRWLHKKSKPPTVSGSVQNNIIDWPRRLHIAIGVAQGLCYMHHDCSPPVVHRDLKPSNILLDSQFNAKVADFGLAMMLVKPEELATMSAVAGTFGYIAPEYALTIRVNEKIDVYSFGVILLELTTGKEANHGDEYSSLAEWARRHIQIGSNIEDLLVEEIAEPSYLDEMCSIFKLGVMCTATLPGSRPSMKEVLKVLLSYSDPRANGEKKVGFYDVVPLLQNPKWEKKVEY, encoded by the exons ATGACCAAGTCTATGCAATCATGTGTAAAAATGCAAATGTTCTCTCttctcaccttcttcctctttttcacCTATGCAAACTCTCAGTCTCAGTCCCTTCTGTATAATCAAGAGCATACAGTTCTATTGAAGATAAAGAAATACCTGCAAAACCCATCATTCCTCAGTCACTGGACACCATCAAACTCTTCACACTGCTTTTGGCCAGAAATCACCTGCACCAATGGCTCAGTCACAGCACTGGCCATGACCAACACCAACATCATTCAAACATTACCACCTTTCCTATGTGACCTCACAAACCTCACATACATAGATTTTCAATGGAATTACATCCCTGGGGAGTTTCCAACTTCCCTCTACAACTGCTCCAAACTTGAGCACCTTGATCTCTCCCAGAACTACTTTGTTGGTAAGATTCCTGATGACATTGACCGCTTGTCTAGCCTACGTTTCCTCAGCCTTGGTGGCAACAACTTTTCTGGTGATATTCCTGTGAGCATTGGGAGGTTGAGGGAGCTAACAAATCTTCAACTGTATACGTGTCTTTTCAATGGTACTTTCCCTGCTGATATTGGTAACTTGTCCAACCTTGAGACCTTGTTGATGTTCTCAAACAGCATGCTCCCTCAAACAAAGTTGCCATCAAGCTTGACCAAGTTGAAAAAGTTGAAGGTCTTTCATATGGCTGACTCAAACTTGGTTGGGGAAATCCCTGAAACTATAGGAGAAATGGTGGCATTGGAGGAATTAGGTTTATCAAGAAACTATTTAAGTGGACAAATTCCAGATGGTTTGTTCACTCTGAAATATCTGAGCACACTTTCTCTTTACAAAAACAACCTTTCTGGGGAGATACCTGGAGTAGTTGAAGCATTCAACTTAACACTCCTTGATCTTTCACAGAATAATCTCACTGGGAAGATACCAGATGATCTGGGAAAGCTGAAAAATCTAACCTTCTTGAATTTGGCTATGAATCAATTATCTGGGGAGGTACCAGAAAGCATTGGTCATCTGCCAGCTCTAACTGATTTTGAAGTTTTTCTCAACAATTTATCAGGTGCTCTTCCTCTAGATTTCGGCCGGTTCTCGAAGCTTGAAACGTTTCAGGTTGCATCTAATAGTTTCACAGGAAGGCTGCCAGAGAACTTGTGCTACTACCAAAGGTTAGTTGGTTTAACTGCTTATGACAATAAACTGAGTGGGGAGTTGCCAGAGTCTTTAGGTAGTTGCAGTAGCCTGGAGTATCTGAGAGTTGAGAATAATGAGTTTTCTGGAAACATTCCTAGTGGTCTATGGACATCTATGAACTTGTCAACATTTATGATAAGCCAGAACAAGTTCACTGGGGGGCTTCCTGAAAGATTGCCTAGGAATCTTTCAAATCTGGTCATTAGTTATAATCAATTTTCTGGTAGAATTCCAGATGGAGTGTCTTCATGGAAGAAAGTGGTGGTGTTCAATGCTAGTCACAACCTATTCAATGGAAGCATTCCGCAAGAGCTAACATCTCTTCCCCACCTAACAACTCTTCTGCTTGATCATAACCAGTTTACTGGTCCACTTCCATCAGATATAATATCATGGAAGTCCCTAATAAATCTCAATTTGAGCCACAATCAAATCTCTGGTAAAATTCCTGATGCAATTGGTCAGTTACCTACCCTTAACATATTGGACTTGTCAGAAAACAAAATCTCTGGCCATATTCCACTTCAACTAGCCCTTAAGAGACTCACAAATCTCAATCTGTCATCCAATCATTTGATGGGGAGGATTCCAAGTGAATTTGAAAACCTTGTCTATGACAGAAGTTTTTTGAATAATTCTGGTCTTTGTGCGAGTACCCCAGTACTAAATCTTGCCTTGTGCAATTCTGGCCCTAAAAGGGTGAGGAGTGGCTCATCTGTGCCTCGCTCTATGATCATATGTGTGGTGGTATTAGCCTCCTTACTGGTTTTCTTGTCATCATTCATGATGATCAGAATTTACAGAAAAAGAAAGCAAGACCTGAAAAGGTCTTGGAAGCTCACTTCCTTTCAGAGGCTGAGTTTCTCAAAATCAAACATTGTGTCATCAATGAAAGAACATAATATCATTGGCAGTGGTGGGTTTGGTGCAGTATACCGCGTTGCTGTCGATGGTTTAGGCTATGTAGCCGTGAAAAAGATATATAGTAGCAGAAAACTAGAGCAGAAGCTTGTGAATTCATTTCTCGCGGAAGTTGAAATCCTGAGCAATATTCGTCATAACAATATTGTGAAGTTGCAGTGCTGTATCTCCAGTGAGGAATCTCTGCTCCTTGTCTACGACTATCTAGAAAATCTTAGCCTCGATAGGTGGCTGCACAAGAAAAGTAAACCACCAACTGTGTCAGGTTCAGTCCAAAATAACATCATTGATTGGCCAAGAAGATTGCATATAGCCATTGGAGTTGCGCAAGGTTTGTGCTACATGCATCATGATTGCTCACCGCCAGTTGTTCATCGTGATTTGAAACCAAGTAACATTCTGTTGGATTCTCAATTCAATGCAAAAGTTGCTGATTTTGGTCTTGCCATGATGTTGGTCAAGCCAGAAGAACTTGCTACCATGTCAGCTGTGGCCGGCACATTTGGCTATATTGCtccag AATATGCTCTAACAATACGAGTCAATGAGAAGATAGATGTCTACAGCTTTGGGGTTATCCTACTTGAACTAACAACTGGAAAAGAAGCTAATCATGGAGATGAATACTCATCTCTTGCTGAATGGGCACGGCGCCACATTCAGATAGGAAGCAATATAGAAGATCTTCTAGTTGAAGAAATTGCGGAACCTAGTTACTTGGATGAAATGTGTAGCATCTTCAAACTTGGGGTCATGTGCACTGCAACACTGCCAGGTAGCAGACCTTCCATGAAGGAGGTCTTGAAGGTATTGCTCAGCTACAGCGATCCGCGTGCCAATGGAGAGAAGAAAGTTGGTTTCTATGATGTTGTTCCACTTCTTCAGAATCCAAAATGGGAAAAGAAGGTGGAATATTGA
- the LOC130739032 gene encoding receptor-like protein kinase HSL1, whose product MKLLIMFHFLLIFFLILNHALANSQFNLHDEEHAILLKIKQHLDNPPLLSHWTPSNTSHCSWPEITCTNGSVTGIFLVDTNITQTIPPFLCDLKNLTHVDFNNNYIGGGFPTYIYNCSKLEYIDLSMNNFNGTIPNDINRLSNLQYLNLSYTNFTGDIPASVGMLKELRYLALQNCLFNETFPDEIGNLSNLETLDLSLNLFLPSRLPTSWTRLRKLKIFYMFVCQLVGEIPERIGEMVALEKLDISQNSLSGPIPSGLFMLKNLSIMFLYRNSFSGELPAVVEALNLTIIDLTNNNLSGKIPDDYGNLQKLTGLSLSINNLSGEIPHSIGRLRLIDFRVFMNNLSGTIPPDLGRYSKLRSFHVAINNLRGKLPENLCYHGGLRNLTCYENHMTGELPESLGNCSTLLDLKIYSNEFSGTIPSGLWTYNLINFMVSNNKFTGELPERLTSSISRVEISNNQFYGRIPRGVSSWENVVEFEASNNNLSGSIPQELTALPKLTKLFLDQNQLTGPLPSDIISWKSLSALNLSQNQLSGQIPDAIGRLPVLNLLDLSENQLSGQIPSELRRLTDLDLSSNHLTGRIPTDFQNSAYASSFLNNSGLCADTPVMNLTLCNSGPPSSSKDSSTPIALIISLVAVAILMALLASFLIVRFCRKKKKGKDNSWKLISFQRLSFTESDIVSSLTEQNIIGRGGYGTVHRVAIDGLGYDVAVKKIWENKKLDQNLESSFHTEVKILSNIRHKNIVKLLCCISNENTLLLVYEFVENRSLDRWLHNKSKPSAVSGSVHHVVLDWPKRLQIATGVAHGLSYMHHECSTPVVHRDVKTSNILLDARFNAKVADFGLARMLMKPGELATMSSVIGSFGYMAPEYVQTTRVSEKVDVFSFGVVLLELTTGKEANYGDEHSSLADWATRHLRLGSSIEELLDKGIMESSYLDGMCKVFKLGVMCTATVPDSRPSMKEVLHVLLHCGEPFAFGEMNMGHYDAAPLLRNSKREHKLDIDNDS is encoded by the exons ATGAAACTATTAATAATGTTTCactttttactcattttcttCCTCATACTGAACCATGCACTTGCAAATTCTCAGTTTAACCTCCATGATGAAGAACATGCAATCCTACTGAAGATAAAACAACACCTTGATAATCCACCATTGCTCAGTCATTGGACCCCATCAAACACATCTCATTGCTCTTGGCCTGAGATCACTTGCACCAATGGTTCTGTCACTGGAATTTTTCTAGTTGACACCAACATCACTCAAACCATACCACCTTTCCTATGTGACCTCAAAAACCTCACACATGTTGATTTCAACAACAACTACATTGGTGGAGGGTTCCCAACATATATCTACAATTGTTCCAAGTTGGAGTACATTGACCTGTCAATGAACAACTTTAATGGAACCATTCCTAATGACATTAACCGCTTGTCGAATTTGCAGTATCTTAACCTCAGTTACACCAATTTCACCGGCGATATACCTGCGAGTGTTGGAATGTTGAAGGAACTGAGATATCTTGCTCTTCAAAATTGTCTGTTTAATGAAACCTTCCCTGATGAGATTGGAAACTTGTCCAATCTTGAAACCTTGGACTTGTCTTTGAACTTGTTCCTTCCTTCAAGATTGCCCACAAGCTGGACCCGGTTGAGGAAATTGAAGATCTTTTACATGTTTGTCTGCCAGCTGGTTGGGGAAATTCCTGAAAGAATTGGAGAGATGGTGGCTTTGGAGAAATTGGATATATCACAAAACAGTTTGAGTGGGCCAATTCCCAGTGGATTGTTCATGCTGAAGAATCTGAGTATAatgtttctttacaggaatagTTTTTCTGGGGAGTTACCTGCAGTGGTGGAGGCATTAAACTTGACCATCATTGATCTTACAAATAACAATCTTTCAGGGAAAATACCAGATGATTATGGGAATCTTCAAAAGTTGACTGGCTTGTCTTTATCTATAAATAACCTGTCAGGGGAGATACCACACAGCATAGGCCGCCTTCGTCTGATCGATTTTCGTGTCTTCATGAACAACTTGTCAGGTACTATTCCTCCTGATCTCGGTCGCTATTCAAAGCTTCGATCTTTTCATGTTGCAATAAACAATTTAAGGGGAAAGCTACCAGAGAATTTGTGCTATCATGGGGGGCTACGTAACTTAACTTGTTATGAAAACCATATGACTGGGGAGTTGCCAGAATCACTTGGAAATTGTAGTACCCTTCTGGATTTAAAAATTTACAGCAATGAGTTTTCTGGCACCATTCCTAGTGGTCTTTGGACTTATAATTTGATTAATTTCATGGTAAGCAACAACAAGTTCACTGGTGAGCTCCCTGAAAGATTGACTTCAAGTATTTCACGCGTTGAGATAAGCAACAATCAGTTTTATGGTAGAATTCCAAGGGGAGTATCTTCCTGGGAGAATGTGGTAGAGTTTGAAGCCAGTAATAACAACCTTAGTGGAAGTATTCCTCAAGAGCTAACAGCTCTTCCCAAGTTAACAAAGCTGTTTCTTGATCAGAACCAGCTCACAGGGCCACTTCCATCAGATATAATATCTTGGAAGTCCCTATCAGCTCTAAATTTGAGCCAAAACCAACTCTCTGGACAAATACCGGACGCAATTGGTCGGCTACCGGTCCTTAATCTGCTTGACCTTTCAGAAAATCAATTATCTGGCCAAATTCCTTCCGAACTTCGCAGACTCACAGATCTCGATCTATCCTCCAATCATCTGACAGGGAGGATTCCAACTGATTTTCAAAATTCTGCGTATGCTAGCAGCTTTTTGAACAATTCTGGCCTCTGTGCTGATACCCCAGTCATGAACCTTACCTTGTGCAATTCTGGTCCTCCAAGTTCAAGCAAGGACTCATCTACGCCTATTGCTTTGATAATAAGCCTGGTTGCAGTGGCTATCTTAATGGCTTTGCTGGCATCATTCTTGATTGTCAGATTTtgcagaaagaaaaagaaaggaaaggacAACTCATGGAAGCTTATTTCCTTTCAAAGGCTGAGTTTCACTGAATCAGACATAGTGTCCTCATTGACTGAGCAAAATATTATTGGCCGTGGTGGATACGGTACGGTGCACCGCGTTGCTATTGATGGTTTAGGCTATGATGTTGCTGTGAAAAAGATTTGGGAAAACAAGAAGCTAGACCAGAATCTTGAGAGCTCATTCCACACTGAAGTTAAAATATTGAGCAACATTCGGCATAAAAACATTGTGAAGTTGTTGTGCTGTATCTCTAATGAGAATACATTGCTTCTTGTCTATGAGTTTGTCGAAAACCGTAGCCTTGACCGGTGGCTGCACAACAAGAGCAAGCCATCAGCTGTATCAGGTTCAGTCCATCATGTTGTCCTTGATTGGCCAAAGAGATTGCAAATAGCCACTGGGGTTGCCCATGGTTTGAGCTACATGCACCATGAATGCTCAACACCTGTTGTTCATAGAGATGTGAAAACAAGTAACATCCTTTTGGATGCTAGATTCAATGCAAAAGTTGCTGATTTTGGCCTAGCTAGGATGCTAATGAAGCCAGGGGAACTTGCCACCATGTCATCTGTGATTGGATCGTTTGGCTATATGGCTCCAG AATATGTTCAAACAACTAGAGTCAGTGAAAAAGTTGATGTCTTTAGCTTTGGGGTTGTCTTATTGGAATTGACAACCGGTAAAGAAGCTAACTATGGAGATGAGCACTCATCTCTTGCAGATTGGGCTACGCGGCACCTCCGGCTAGGAAGCAGTATTGAAGAACTGCTAGATAAAGGTATCATGGAATCCAGTTACTTGGATGGAATGTGTAAGGTTTTCAAACTTGGGGTCATGTGTACTGCAACAGTTCCTGATAGTAGACCTTCCATGAAGGAGGTGCTGCATGTATTGCTCCATTGTGGCGAACCTTTTGCTTTTGGAGAGATGAATATGGGTCATTATGATGCTGCTCCTCTTCTTAGAAATTCAAAAAGAGAGCACAAGTTGGATATTGATAATGATAGCTAG